In Alkalihalobacillus sp. TS-13, the following are encoded in one genomic region:
- a CDS encoding carbohydrate ABC transporter permease: MNKSNARLGWLFASPYLIYSAIFFLFPLIWATYLAFTNWNLIAPDYEFVGIQNFIEAFFSESVRAAFFVTYKFLFMFVPIVVIGSLFLAMIIHALPRFKGLYSVAFFLPYLASGVASAIVVNGILSYNSPFNIWLRGTFGLDINWLGSPILAPLIIALMMAWKFAGYYALLFVAGLESIPKDVYEAAAIDGAVGFKRFWSVTLPMLYPSFYTVTILAVGLMFGIFTEPYVLTGGGPEYATHTWQLEIYQQAFAKMNAGYGTSIAVINSVVTFASIFVFRKILEKWGARHGWE; encoded by the coding sequence ATGAACAAAAGCAATGCGAGGTTGGGTTGGCTGTTTGCCAGCCCTTACCTCATCTATTCGGCTATTTTCTTTCTTTTCCCATTGATATGGGCGACCTATCTCGCCTTTACCAATTGGAATTTGATCGCACCTGACTATGAATTCGTCGGCATCCAGAACTTCATAGAAGCCTTTTTCAGTGAAAGTGTCCGCGCGGCTTTTTTCGTCACTTATAAATTCTTATTCATGTTCGTGCCGATTGTCGTGATCGGGTCGTTGTTTCTGGCGATGATCATTCACGCCTTGCCGCGGTTTAAAGGGTTGTATTCAGTCGCGTTCTTCCTGCCTTATTTGGCTTCAGGCGTTGCGTCTGCCATCGTTGTAAACGGAATTTTATCATACAACAGTCCGTTCAACATCTGGCTTCGGGGCACGTTCGGGCTTGACATCAACTGGCTCGGTTCACCGATTCTGGCGCCACTGATCATTGCGCTGATGATGGCGTGGAAGTTTGCCGGGTATTACGCGTTGTTGTTTGTAGCGGGGCTTGAGAGTATTCCGAAAGATGTGTATGAGGCAGCCGCAATCGATGGTGCAGTCGGTTTCAAGCGGTTTTGGAGTGTGACGCTTCCGATGTTGTACCCATCCTTTTATACGGTGACGATCCTTGCTGTAGGCTTGATGTTCGGGATTTTCACCGAGCCTTACGTGCTGACAGGCGGTGGACCGGAGTATGCGACACATACGTGGCAGCTCGAAATCTATCAGCAAGCTTTTGCGAAAATGAATGCAGGGTACGGGACATCGATTGCGGTCATCAATTCGGTCGTGACCTTCGCATCGATCTTTGTATTCCGTAAGATCCTTGAGAAATGGGGTGCGAGACATGGTTGGGAGTAA
- a CDS encoding extracellular solute-binding protein → MKNNSWMRLLIVMLAVAMIASACQKPGEGSSEDGKVEFEFWSAPNPTQQAFWSDMAKAYMKENENVKIKVTPMPESPSSEAGIQSAIAAGNAPAISENISRGFAAQLSASSAIVPLEEFDGYDELIKNREMTETMSTWKFADDHQYVLPIYSNAMLFGWRMDILKELGYDEPPKTYSEVLEMGEKLKEKHPDKFLWARADLVKPTWWARWFDFFMMYNAASKGNNFVEGEKFIADDKAGVETLGFMKNLSEKDLLLTREATDPFETGQAVMMDIGPWTFPYWADKFPEMKQGETYELSMPPVPDGVDPENAKTFADTKGLSIYASASKEQQQAAFDFVKWVYSDAENDLTWFEKTNLPPARDDLSTNETFEQYFEENPQLVKYAENIPNAVPPIDSENTVEIQEAIGKDAVNPVIKGQKEPKKAWDDMKKSIDGMLK, encoded by the coding sequence ATGAAGAACAATTCTTGGATGCGTTTACTCATAGTAATGTTAGCCGTTGCCATGATTGCTTCTGCCTGTCAAAAGCCTGGTGAAGGGAGCAGTGAGGATGGAAAAGTAGAATTCGAATTCTGGTCTGCACCAAACCCGACTCAGCAAGCGTTCTGGTCAGATATGGCGAAAGCATACATGAAAGAAAACGAAAATGTGAAAATCAAAGTGACACCGATGCCGGAAAGCCCTTCTTCTGAAGCAGGGATCCAGTCAGCAATTGCAGCAGGGAACGCACCAGCGATTTCTGAGAACATATCGCGTGGGTTTGCGGCGCAACTATCCGCAAGCAGTGCAATCGTTCCGTTGGAAGAGTTCGATGGGTATGATGAATTGATTAAAAACCGCGAAATGACTGAGACGATGTCGACGTGGAAGTTTGCCGATGACCACCAATATGTGCTGCCGATCTATTCGAATGCGATGTTGTTCGGCTGGAGAATGGATATTTTGAAGGAGCTCGGATATGACGAACCGCCAAAGACATACAGCGAAGTCCTTGAAATGGGCGAGAAGCTGAAAGAGAAGCATCCTGATAAATTCTTATGGGCAAGAGCGGATCTTGTAAAACCGACCTGGTGGGCAAGATGGTTCGACTTCTTCATGATGTACAATGCAGCTTCAAAAGGAAACAACTTTGTCGAAGGTGAAAAGTTCATCGCTGATGACAAAGCCGGCGTCGAGACGCTTGGATTCATGAAAAACTTGAGTGAGAAAGATCTATTGTTGACGCGTGAAGCGACGGATCCATTTGAGACAGGACAAGCTGTGATGATGGATATCGGGCCTTGGACGTTCCCGTATTGGGCGGATAAGTTCCCTGAGATGAAGCAAGGGGAAACCTACGAATTGTCCATGCCGCCTGTACCAGATGGAGTCGATCCTGAGAATGCGAAAACATTCGCCGATACGAAGGGGCTTTCGATTTACGCTTCTGCCTCAAAAGAACAGCAGCAAGCAGCGTTCGATTTCGTCAAGTGGGTCTATTCAGATGCGGAAAATGATTTGACTTGGTTTGAGAAGACGAATCTTCCGCCAGCACGTGATGATCTCTCGACAAATGAAACGTTCGAACAATACTTTGAAGAAAATCCTCAGCTTGTAAAATATGCGGAAAACATTCCGAATGCCGTACCGCCGATTGACAGTGAGAATACCGTTGAAATCCAGGAAGCGATCGGGAAGGATGCGGTGAACCCGGTCATTAAAGGTCAAAAAGAACCGAAAAAAGCATGGGATGATATGAAAAAGTCCATCGACGGGATGTTGAAGTAA